The Xiphophorus couchianus chromosome 5, X_couchianus-1.0, whole genome shotgun sequence genome includes a region encoding these proteins:
- the LOC114144995 gene encoding uncharacterized protein LOC114144995: MAETVRSLFEYRDPHGDGEGVKAAPPTRGRGCGRKRKGTPVKVFVTHTEEESVPEQSISPGDRKEGGESKRPSLDAPSYITHPPHHTCGPPEQTRDKVSRGSKVSSASTPAPPPTASSAPTLTPVPAPAPATTASAQGPTLTPASTAPAAPTASAPAPTAMSFPSSPNCRIREVHCGSQVRLVVIAIRDITKGEEITVDYSLTEWGENLGFRATVSPAQPECNSDSENSNNMKKEDEPLSLTAQQHRQQQQQEFVTPSWSLSPSSSPVSHSDASDSDAADEDNSSPRGRTLRRRKKRRGTPSKKKIPHRTSPRRPSPVSPSSVPHHNRTLPSSPSPACSSSFPSSSLTKPEFKTPTCLDSGNGGNLTANVPREGVSTDSTRQTCEHCGRHFRSLGRHLDKHHAHQPDVCSALVERYTQMPRLHAHGTNSASLHSHTENHSKFSQVRGQSSVQDLSMTPPSLTSADQSHDSSGRSSTSPVLTPLHGQNAVAVSVLKRSPPPVAVTQSRKGGVRRLKKEKRMEEEEDMEDVNMDVVDIKKEESKEEEELEVVSPQSFNSKTAEKIAAPKKEEDEEEEENDVNGIMEIEDDSGTEEKEKELLSGSGRHHMLPLLSSLSSLVLYLRRLQHSAFLSLSRQLQSSEAWRLLCHSSLALLILYNRRRECEVSKLTIAEYRVRVTPQCPVPVPPGAPPALTPLEASLSPFERLVLPHLPRVGVQGKRGRIQPLILPPHCEPCLELLLQTRHDVGIDPVNPYIFARPYHSPATPLRGTDLLRSLARSSGTRNPRALTQARVRRQVAILTQLLLLGEGEEPGQPGGGAVERLEHFLEREYHVTQICTGIGQDPGLMGRVGRVVLCGERDGVLFRGMSLNHICLELDVLSGNSADSFSEGDSDGEHVKEKPLVTPPTSALSPPPTLLYVRKGKNNGRVGRPKKIKNVQSAFSPLLPPPPLPPANRRRGSGKRGVLKRPWSEAERAAVEEHLTKNINELRVPAKADCERCLQQCPLLVNNHRDWRAVKFYCHNRIQLLKKNQRRESQPQPLTVC, translated from the exons ATGGCGGAGACCGTGCGCTCGCTCTTCGAATACCGGGATCCACATGGCGACGGAGAAGGCGTCAAAGCGGCACCACCAACTCGCGG GCGTGGctgtggaaggaaaagaaaagggacACCTGTGAAGGTCTTTGTAACACACACTGAGGAAGAGAGCGTGCCTGAGCAAAGCATCAGCCCAG GTGATCgaaaggagggaggagagagtAAACGTCCATCACTGGACGCACCTTCCTACATCACGCACCCTCCTCATCACACTTG CGGTCCACCAGAGCAGACTCGAGATAAGGTCTCCCGTGGATCCAAGGTCAGCTCAGCGTCCACCCCGGCTCCGCCTCCCACTGCTTCCTCAGCCCCGACGCTGACCCCTGTGCCCGCTCCGGCCCCAGCCACCACAGCTTCAGCTCAGGGCCCGACTCTGACCCCAGCTTCCACAGCTCCAGCTGCTCCCACTGCCTCGGCGCCGGCTCCGACAGCCATGTCCTTCCCTTCATCCCCCAACTGCCGCATCAGGGAGGTCCACTGTGGCAGCCAGGTGCGCCTGGTCGTTATCGCCATTCGAGACATCACCAAGGGAGAGGAAATCACCGTTGACTACAGCCTGACCGAGTGGGGAGAGAATCTA GGTTTCCGTGCAACTGTGTCTCCAGCGCAACCGGAGTGTAACTCAGACTCTGAAAATAGCAACAATATGAAAAAG GAAGACGAGCCCCTCTCTCTGACTGCCCAGCAGCatcggcagcagcagcagcaggagtttGTCACCCCGTCCTGGTCCCTCTCCCCATCTTCTTCCCCCGTCTCTCACTCTGACGCCAGCGACTCTGACGCTGCAGATGAAGACAACTCCAGCCCCCGTGGTCGTACACTTCGCCGGCGGAAGAAGCGTCGTGGCACTCCTTCCAAAAAAAAGATCCCCCATCGGACCTCACCCCGACGCCCTTCGCCTGTCTCCCCCTCCAGCGTCCCACATCATAACCGTACCTTACCTTCGTCCCCGTCTCCTGCCTGCTCATCTTCCTTCCCCTCCTCAAGTTTGACCAAACCTGAATTCAAAACTCCAACCTGTTTGGATTCTGGGAACGGGGGAAATCTCACCGCAAATGTCCCAAGAGAAGGAGTGTCCACCGACTCCACACGCCAAACCTGTGAACACTGCGGACGCCACTTCCGCTCACTGGGCCGCCACCTGGACAAACACCACGCCCACCAGCCTGACGTGTGCTCCGCTCTCGTCGAGCGCTACACACAGATGCCGCGTCTGCATGCGCATGGCACAAACTCTGCTTCACTGCACTCTCACACAGAGAACCACTCCAAGTTCTCCCAGGTCAGAGGACAGAGCAGTGTCCAGGACCTGTCCATGACCCCACCCTCTCTCACCTCAGCGGACCAATCCCACGACTCCTCTGGGAGAAGCTCCACCAGTCCTGTCCTGACTCCCCTGCACGGGCAGAACGCAGTGGCAGTGTCCGTCCTAAAGAGGAGCCCCCCACCTGTGGCGGTGACACAGTCCAGGAAAGGAGGGGTGAGGagattaaagaaagaaaaaaggatggaggaagaggaggacatGGAAGATGTAAATATGGATGTAGTGGACATAAAGAAAGAGGAGtcaaaagaggaggaggagttggaggTGGTGTCCCCTCAGTCCTTCAacagcaaaacagctgaaaaaataGCAGCaccaaaaaaagaggaggatgaagaggaggaagaaaatgatGTGAATGGAATCATGGAAATTGAGGATGACAGTGGGacggaggaaaaagaaaaggagttgCTGAG TGGTTCAGGCCGTCACCACATGCTGCCCCTCCTGtcctctctgtcctctctgGTCCTGTACCTCCGTCGGCTCCAGCACTCTGCGTTCCTGTCTCTGTCCCGGCAGCTGCAGTCCTCCGAGGCCTGGCGCCTGCTCTGCCACTCCAGCCTGGCGCTCCTTATCCTGTACAACCGAAGACGCGAGTGCGAGGTCTCCAAGTTGACCATCGCCGAGTATCGCGTTCGCGTCACCCCTCAGTGCCCTGTCCCCGTCCCTCCTGGTGCCCCCCCGGCTCTCACGCCGCTGGAGGCTTCCCTCTCCCCGTTTGAGCGACTCGTTCTTCCTCATCTGCCTAGAGTCGGGGTCCAGGGGAAGCGCGGGCGCATCCAGCCGCTCATCCTTCCCCCCCACTGCGAGCCCTGTCTGGAGCTGCTCCTGCAGACCCGTCATGATGTCGGCATAGACCCCGTCAACCCGTACATCTTTGCCCGCCCCTACCACTCTCCTGCCACCCCTCTGCGCGGCACCGACCTCCTCCGTAGCCTGGCCCGCTCCAGCGGCACCCGCAACCCCAGGGCCTTGACCCAGGCCAGGGTCCGCCGGCAGGTGGCCATCCTGacccagctgctgctgctgggggagGGAGAGGAGCCGGGGCAGCCAGGAGGCGGCGCTGTGGAGCGGCTGGAGCACTTCCTAGAGAGGGAGTACCACGTGACGCAGATCTGCACCGGAATCGGCCAAGACCCGGGTTTGATGGGCAGAGTGGGCCGAGTGGTGCTGTGTGGGGAGAGAGACGGCGTTCTGTTCAGAGGGATGAGCCTGAACCACATCTGCCTGGAGCTGGATG TTTTGTCAGGAAACTCTGCGGACTCTTTCTCAGAGGGAGACTCGGATGGGGAACATGTGAAAGAGAAGCCCCTGGTGACCCCCCCGACCTCTGCTCTGAGCCCTCCACCCACCCTGCTTTACGTCAGGAAAGGCAAAAACAACGGCAGGGTGGGGCGGCCCAAGAAGATCAAGAACGTCCAATCAGCCTTTTCGCCGCTGctccctcctccacctcttccacCTGCAAACCGCAGGAGAGGCTCAG GGAAGCGAGGGGTCCTGAAGCGTCCCTGGTCAGAGGCGGAGCGTGCAGCAGTTGAAGAGCATCTAACCAAAAACATCAATGAGCTCCGTGTCCCCGCGAAGGCCGACTGCGAACGCTGCCTGCAGCAGTGCCCCCTGTTGGTCAACAACCACCGTGACTGGCGAGCGGTCAAGTTCTACTGTCACAACCGGATtcagctgctgaagaaaaaccaGCGGCGTGAAAGCCAACCACAGCCGCTCACCGTCTGCTGA